A single window of Anomaloglossus baeobatrachus isolate aAnoBae1 chromosome 9, aAnoBae1.hap1, whole genome shotgun sequence DNA harbors:
- the LOC142250454 gene encoding DNA-directed RNA polymerases I and III subunit RPAC2-like, giving the protein MAAAEEKKPVLEMVQSNGTDESCVTFVLHEEDHTLGNSLRYMIMKNPEVDFCGYSITHPSESKINFRIQTRNGLPAVEPFRKGLTDLMDVCQHVLNTFETSMKRYNDQKQTGME; this is encoded by the exons ATGGCTGCAGCGGAGGAGAAGAAGCCCGTGCTGGAGATG GTCCAAAGCAATGGAACAGACGAGTCCTGTGTTACCTTTGTGTTACATGAGGAAGATCACACCTTGGGAAATTCTTTACGCTACATGATCATGAAGAA CCCGGAGGTGGATTTTTGTGGATACAGCATCACGCATCCCTCAGAAAGCAAAATCAATTTTCGCATCCAGACACGAA ACGGACTGCCAGCGGTGGAGCCATTTCGAAAAGGACTTACTGACCTGATGGACGTCTGCCAGCACGTTCTTAACACATTCGAG ACCAGTATGAAGCGATACAACGACCAAAAACAGACTGGGATGGAGTGA